A genomic stretch from Hemibagrus wyckioides isolate EC202008001 linkage group LG02, SWU_Hwy_1.0, whole genome shotgun sequence includes:
- the sstr3 gene encoding somatostatin receptor type 5 yields the protein MDVSSVIWNNLSIFFNETFIDETFLNRTNDTCLFNTSSCNNGTGGSRPGIGVAGVLIPLIYIIVCIIGLGGNTLVIHIVLHYSKTESVTNIYILNLAIADELFMLSLPFLAVQNAMMSWPFGSFMCRLVMTVDGINQFTSIFCLTVMSIDRYLAVVHPIRSSRWRRPQVAKAVNGSVWAMSFIVVLPMVVFAGVFEKGGTCNINWPESCTICRAAFIIYTSTVGFFFPLLVICMCYLLIVVKIRSSSKKVHATSSKRRKSERKVTRMVVIVVAVFVFCWLPFYALNIINLIVFPPPSELQGFYYFVVVLSYANSCANPIVYSFLSDNFKRGFRKALCRSSRKVENHEPAERQDQEERRQILMPRESLRRAVREDEDDDEEEDREEVTEMTEICKITQNGNGSSQCTRALLSERPLAPMLSEPSSPRGEGTGKGPGFGPNTALLNGVKNGNVKPLPEEPVEKNSSLEISYL from the coding sequence ATGGACGTCTCGTCAGTGATCTGGAACAACCTTTCAATCTTCTTCAACGAGACTTTTATTGATGAGACTTTTCTCAACAGGACCAATGACACATGCCTCTTCAACACATCCAGCTGCAACAACGGAACTGGAGGAAGCCGTCCAGGCATCGGTGTAGCCGGTGTCCTTATCCCGCTCATATACATCATCGTGTGCATCATCGGCCTGGGCGGAAACACTTTGGTCATCCACATCGTCCTGCATTACTCCAAGACGGAATCCGTCACCAACATCTACATCCTCAATCTGGCCATTGCCGATGAGCTGTTCATGCTCAGTCTTCCCTTCCTGGCCGTCCAGAACGCCATGATGTCCTGGCCCTTCGGCTCCTTCATGTGTCGTCTGGTGATGACCGTCGACGGGATCAACCAGTTCACCAGCATTTTCTGCCTGACGGTGATGAGTATCGACCGCTACCTGGCCGTGGTGCACCCCATCCGCTCGTCAAGGTGGAGGAGACCGCAGGTAGCCAAGGCCGTGAACGGTTCTGTGTGGGCGATGTCTTTTATAGTGGTTCTGCCGATGGTGGTCTTTGCTGGTGTGTTCGAGAAAGGAGGGACGTGTAACATCAACTGGCCAGAGTCGTGCACCATCTGCCGTGCCGCGTTCATCATCTACACCTCCACTGTAGGCTTCTTCTTCCCCCTGCTGGTCATCTGTATGTGCTACCTGCTCATCGTGGTCAAGATCCGCAGCTCCAGCAAAAAGGTCCACGCCACGTCCAGCAAGCGCCGCAAGTCTGAGCGCAAAGTCACGCGCATGGTGGTGATCGTGGTGGCTGTGTTCGTTTTCTGCTGGCTGCCATTTTACGCCCTGAACATCATCAACCTGATTGTGTTTCCACCACCTAGCGAGCTGCAGGGCTTCTACTATTTTGTGGTGGTGCTGTCCTACGCCAACAGCTGCGCCAACCCCATCGTCTACAGCTTCCTCTCTGACAACTTCAAACGAGGTTTTCGGAAGGCCCTGTGCCGCTCGTCCAGAAAGGTGGAGAACCACGAACCGGCAGAGCGTCAGGACCAGGAGGAGCGCAGGCAGATACTGATGCCCCGGGAGAGTCTGCGCAGAGCCGTAAGAGAAGACGAAGATGACGATGAAGAAGAGGACAGGGAGGAAGTTACAGAGATGACTGAGATCTGTAAGATCACTCAGAATGGGAATGGCAGCTCACAGTGCACTCGCGCCTTGCTCTCGGAGCGGCCGTTAGCTCCGATGCTTTCAGAGCCCAGCTCTCCACGAGGAGAAGGGACTGGAAAAGGACCTGGATTTGGGCCGAACACGGCGTTGCTGAACGGAGTGAAAAACGGAAATGTAAAGCCGCTGCCGGAGGAACCGGTGGAGAAGAACTCGTCACTGGAGATCAGCTACCTGTAA